A part of Desulfofundulus salinus genomic DNA contains:
- a CDS encoding transketolase translates to MDGEKIKRLEEKAREIRRHIIRMTGAAGSGHPGGSLSSADIVTALYFEVMRIDPKNPRWPDRDRFVLSKGHAAPVLYAALAERGFFPVEDLLTLRRLGSPLQGHPDMKKLPGVEMSTGSLGQGLACANGMALAARLDGRDYRVYVLLGDGEIQEGMVWEAAMAAAHYRLDNVTAFLDHNGLQIDGPVAKVMSVEPVAEKWRAFGWDVQVIDGHNMEEILQAVEKARAVRGKPQMIVAETVKGKGVSFMENMVEWHGVAPKPDEVERALAELA, encoded by the coding sequence GGATGGGGAAAAAATCAAAAGGCTGGAAGAGAAGGCCCGGGAAATCCGCCGGCACATAATCCGCATGACCGGCGCTGCCGGTTCGGGCCATCCCGGAGGGTCTTTGTCCAGTGCCGATATTGTAACTGCCCTCTACTTCGAGGTAATGCGCATTGATCCCAAAAATCCCCGCTGGCCCGACCGGGACCGCTTTGTCCTTTCCAAGGGGCATGCCGCGCCGGTGCTCTATGCGGCCCTGGCAGAAAGGGGTTTTTTCCCGGTGGAGGATCTCCTCACCCTGCGCCGCCTGGGCAGCCCCCTTCAGGGGCATCCGGACATGAAGAAATTGCCGGGGGTGGAGATGTCCACCGGCTCACTGGGCCAGGGGTTGGCCTGTGCTAACGGGATGGCCCTGGCGGCCAGGCTGGACGGCCGGGACTACCGCGTTTACGTTCTTTTAGGTGATGGGGAGATTCAGGAAGGCATGGTTTGGGAGGCGGCCATGGCGGCGGCCCACTACCGGCTGGACAACGTGACCGCCTTTTTGGACCATAATGGCCTGCAAATTGACGGGCCCGTTGCGAAGGTGATGTCCGTGGAGCCGGTGGCCGAGAAATGGCGCGCCTTTGGCTGGGACGTGCAGGTGATTGACGGCCACAACATGGAAGAAATTCTCCAGGCGGTGGAAAAGGCCCGGGCCGTGCGGGGCAAACCCCAGATGATTGTGGCCGAAACGGTGAAGGGCAAGGGGGTATCCTTTATGGAGAACATGGTGGAATGGCACGGCGTGGCCCCCAAACCCGATGAAGTGGAACGGGCCCTGGCTGAGCTGGCTTAA
- a CDS encoding transketolase family protein: protein MRKIATRDAYGEALVELGRENPDVVVLDADLAKSTKTIEFAKHFPERFFDMGIAEQNMIGTAAGLAAAGKIPFCSTFAIFATGRAFEIIRNSVAYSRLNVKIAASHAGITVGEDGGSHQSVEDIALMRSLPNITVLVPADAVETRAAVRAAVQIQGPVYIRLGRPGVPVLHGDDFHFEPGRAVTMRGGNDATIIATGIMVATALEAAGLLEQEGIGVRVVNMHTIKPLDEEAVIAAARETGVIVTAEEHSVIGGLGGAVAEAVCARHPVPVYRVGVPDVFGESGKPGELLEKYGLTAAHLADKVREAVTKKVGR, encoded by the coding sequence ATGAGAAAGATTGCCACCCGGGATGCCTACGGTGAGGCTCTGGTGGAGTTGGGGCGGGAAAACCCCGACGTGGTGGTGCTGGACGCGGACCTGGCCAAGTCCACCAAAACCATTGAGTTCGCAAAGCACTTCCCGGAACGCTTTTTCGATATGGGCATAGCCGAACAAAACATGATTGGAACGGCCGCCGGCCTGGCCGCCGCCGGAAAAATTCCCTTTTGCAGCACCTTTGCCATCTTTGCCACCGGCCGGGCCTTTGAGATAATTCGCAACAGCGTGGCCTACTCGCGGCTCAACGTCAAGATTGCCGCCAGTCACGCCGGCATTACGGTAGGGGAGGACGGCGGCTCCCACCAGTCGGTGGAGGACATCGCCCTGATGCGGTCCCTGCCCAACATAACCGTGCTCGTCCCCGCCGATGCGGTGGAAACCCGGGCGGCGGTGCGGGCGGCGGTGCAAATCCAGGGCCCGGTTTACATCCGCCTGGGGCGTCCGGGTGTGCCCGTGCTGCACGGGGACGATTTTCATTTCGAGCCCGGCCGGGCGGTAACCATGCGGGGAGGCAATGACGCCACCATTATTGCCACCGGGATTATGGTGGCCACCGCCCTGGAAGCCGCCGGCCTGCTGGAGCAGGAGGGCATAGGGGTACGGGTGGTCAACATGCATACCATCAAGCCGCTGGATGAGGAGGCGGTGATTGCGGCCGCCCGCGAGACGGGGGTCATCGTTACCGCCGAGGAGCATTCCGTCATCGGCGGCCTGGGCGGGGCGGTGGCGGAAGCCGTCTGTGCCCGCCATCCCGTGCCCGTCTACCGGGTGGGCGTCCCCGATGTTTTTGGCGAATCGGGCAAGCCCGGGGAGTTGCTGGAAAAATACGGTCTCACTGCTGCGCACCTGGCGGACAAAGTGCGGGAGGCAGTAACAAAGAAAGTTGGGAGGTAA
- the ftsE gene encoding cell division ATP-binding protein FtsE: MIRFYGVTKIYPNGVKALDNVNLHIRKGEFLFLVGPSGAGKSTLTKLIFREELPTRGQVLFNGKNVARLRSREVPYLRRKIGMVFQDFRLLPQKTVFENVAFALEVTGASYREIKRRVPEVLKLVGLEGKANVLPAQLSGGEQQRVGIARAIVNNPVLLIADEPTGNLDPETAWELMELFQKINNAGTTILMVTHARDIVDAMKKRVVALESGRIVRDEEGGGYRNED, encoded by the coding sequence ATGATCCGTTTTTACGGTGTGACTAAAATCTACCCCAACGGGGTTAAGGCCCTGGATAATGTGAACCTGCATATTAGAAAGGGTGAGTTCCTCTTTCTTGTAGGCCCCAGCGGAGCGGGCAAGTCTACCCTGACCAAGCTGATTTTCCGGGAAGAACTGCCCACCCGGGGGCAGGTCCTGTTTAACGGCAAGAACGTGGCCCGCCTGCGGTCACGGGAGGTACCCTACCTGCGCCGCAAGATAGGGATGGTGTTTCAGGATTTCCGTTTGCTACCCCAAAAAACGGTTTTTGAGAACGTAGCCTTTGCCCTGGAGGTAACTGGAGCCTCCTACCGGGAGATCAAAAGGCGGGTCCCGGAAGTGCTCAAACTGGTGGGTCTGGAGGGTAAGGCCAACGTGCTGCCCGCGCAGCTTTCCGGAGGGGAACAGCAACGGGTGGGTATTGCCCGGGCCATTGTGAACAACCCCGTACTGCTCATTGCCGATGAGCCTACTGGCAACCTGGATCCGGAAACTGCCTGGGAACTGATGGAGCTGTTTCAAAAAATCAATAACGCCGGAACCACCATCCTGATGGTTACCCACGCCCGGGATATTGTGGATGCCATGAAAAAACGGGTGGTGGCTCTGGAATCCGGGCGCATTGTGCGGGACGAGGAAGGCGGGGGGTACCGCAATGAGGATTAG
- the ftsX gene encoding permease-like cell division protein FtsX, giving the protein MRIRTLVYYFREAFLSIFRNSWLSLAAVGTVTISLLILGCSLLLVVNTNQLADHLESSLEISAFLKDGLKDEEIQELNDKIRFLPGVVQVQFISKEEALEEMRRSFSPRKEILDGLEEDNPLPDTFRIKTRRADQVVEVAQKVASMDGVEDVRYGQGVVERLVVVTHWVRVAGIGAMILVGAAAVFLISTTIRLSVFARRREIGIMKYLGATNWFVRFPFLIEGMVLGLLGSLLAAVLVYTGYLSLVEHLARAMPFIPLVSDGQVLFSLLGGLVGLGLFIGALGSAISIHRFLNV; this is encoded by the coding sequence ATGAGGATTAGAACCCTCGTTTACTATTTCCGGGAGGCCTTTTTGTCCATCTTCCGGAACAGCTGGCTGTCCCTGGCCGCGGTGGGCACGGTGACCATATCCCTGCTTATTTTGGGTTGTTCCCTGCTGCTGGTGGTGAACACAAACCAGCTTGCGGATCACCTGGAATCCAGTTTGGAGATCAGCGCTTTTCTAAAGGACGGCCTCAAAGACGAGGAAATCCAGGAGTTAAACGATAAAATCCGCTTCCTCCCTGGCGTGGTACAGGTGCAGTTTATTTCCAAAGAAGAGGCTCTGGAGGAAATGCGCCGTAGCTTCAGCCCGCGTAAAGAGATTTTGGACGGCCTGGAGGAGGATAATCCCCTGCCCGACACCTTTCGGATCAAAACCCGGCGGGCAGATCAGGTAGTGGAAGTGGCCCAAAAGGTTGCCTCCATGGACGGGGTGGAGGATGTGCGCTACGGCCAGGGCGTGGTGGAGAGGCTGGTGGTGGTAACGCACTGGGTGCGGGTGGCCGGAATAGGAGCCATGATCCTGGTAGGTGCGGCGGCGGTGTTCTTAATTTCCACCACCATTCGCCTGTCGGTGTTTGCCCGCCGGCGGGAAATCGGGATTATGAAGTACCTGGGGGCCACCAACTGGTTTGTGCGATTTCCCTTTTTAATTGAGGGGATGGTCCTGGGACTGCTGGGGTCTTTGCTGGCGGCCGTTCTGGTTTACACCGGGTATTTGTCGCTGGTGGAACATTTGGCCCGGGCTATGCCCTTCATCCCCCTGGTTTCCGACGGACAGGTCCTGTTCAGCCTGCTGGGGGGCCTGGTGGGGCTGGGGCTGTTTATCGGTGCCCTGGGCAGCGCCATATCCATTCACCGGTTTTTAAATGTTTAG